One genomic region from Nilaparvata lugens isolate BPH chromosome 3, ASM1435652v1, whole genome shotgun sequence encodes:
- the LOC120350493 gene encoding uncharacterized protein LOC120350493, translating to MTAVMQQIVEASKAGHMLMALSLLPADKITAGVGVVKLYAQQQNLEEELQDILESSQRQRCPSSSIIAAWWVAYNTCGRCDARMLSFLRRLVISGNSNLVLPSC from the exons ATGACTGCAGTGATGCAGCAAATCGTAGAGGCCTCAAAGGCAGGCCATATGCTGATGGCCCTGTCACTTCTGCCTGCAGATAAAATTACTGCCGGCGTAGGTGTTGTCAAATTATATGCACAGCAACAAAATCTTGAAGAGGAGTTACAAGATATTCTTGA ATCATCTCAGAGACAGAGATGTCCCAGTAGCTCGATTATAGCCGCATGGTGGGTGGCATACAACACGTGCGGCCGCTGCGATGCCAGAATGCTGTCATTTTTGAGGCGACTCGTCATCTCAGGCAACAGCAATTTAGTGTTGCCGAGTTGCTGA